One genomic region from Tenuifilum sp. 4138str encodes:
- the dnaB gene encoding replicative DNA helicase, with protein MAGDRKSTGKKPYSPAKPMVSELGKVPPQAVDIEQAVLGAIMVEKDGVIIASEILKPECFYKETHQIIFKAIQDLSARLEPIDIFTVTEELRKQSKLDEVGGAAYITELSSKVGSAAHLEYHSKIIAQKYIQRELIRVATDIERRSFEDDIDVDELLDYSEMELFKVAEGNIKSDTQPISNIVVKAFKQIEEAGKREDGLSGVPTGFTDLDRLTSGWQKSDLIIVAARPSMGKTAFVLSMARNMAVEYEVPVAFFSLEMSNIQLVNRLIIAESGIPSEKIRNGKLSNDEWTQLTVKTKQLADAKIFIDDTPALSIFELRAKCRRLKAQHNIGIVIIDYLQLMTGPTDTKGNREQEVSTISRSLKAIAKELDIPIIALSQLNRSVETRGGNKRPQLSDLRESGAIEQDADVVIFIHRPEYYGFDVDDDGNSTLGIAEIIVAKHRNGAVDDVRLRFQKEMAKFSDLDDMTIIPNTITPTYTSSAPVTFSSKMNNDPVDDFTFNPGKGIDNTNIPF; from the coding sequence GCAAGCGAGATCCTTAAGCCCGAATGTTTCTATAAGGAAACACACCAGATTATTTTTAAAGCCATTCAGGATTTATCGGCAAGGCTTGAACCAATCGATATTTTCACGGTAACCGAGGAGTTGCGTAAACAGTCCAAGCTCGATGAGGTTGGTGGGGCAGCGTACATCACTGAGCTTAGCTCCAAGGTGGGATCTGCAGCACACCTTGAGTATCACTCAAAGATTATTGCACAAAAGTATATTCAGCGGGAACTTATTCGCGTTGCCACCGATATTGAACGACGTTCGTTTGAGGATGATATTGATGTTGATGAGCTGCTGGACTACTCCGAAATGGAACTCTTTAAGGTGGCAGAGGGTAATATTAAAAGCGATACTCAACCCATTAGCAACATTGTAGTTAAAGCATTCAAGCAGATAGAGGAGGCTGGTAAGCGCGAGGATGGTCTTAGCGGAGTTCCGACTGGATTTACCGATTTGGATAGGTTAACCTCGGGTTGGCAAAAATCGGACTTAATTATTGTGGCAGCGCGCCCATCAATGGGTAAAACAGCATTTGTACTATCCATGGCGCGCAATATGGCTGTAGAGTACGAAGTTCCTGTGGCATTCTTCTCCCTTGAAATGTCAAACATTCAGCTGGTAAACCGTTTGATCATTGCTGAATCGGGCATCCCCTCGGAAAAGATACGCAACGGAAAGCTATCGAATGACGAATGGACTCAGCTAACCGTTAAAACCAAGCAGCTAGCCGATGCCAAGATTTTTATTGATGATACCCCCGCACTCTCCATATTTGAGCTAAGGGCTAAATGTAGGAGGCTTAAGGCGCAACACAACATAGGAATAGTGATTATTGACTACCTACAGCTGATGACCGGCCCAACCGATACCAAGGGTAACCGAGAGCAGGAGGTTAGCACCATTTCCCGGTCGCTAAAGGCAATTGCAAAGGAACTCGATATTCCTATCATTGCCCTTTCGCAGCTAAACCGTTCAGTTGAAACCCGAGGGGGGAACAAACGCCCTCAACTCTCTGACCTCAGGGAGTCAGGTGCCATTGAGCAGGATGCTGACGTGGTTATTTTTATTCACCGCCCTGAGTACTATGGCTTTGATGTTGACGATGACGGCAATTCAACCCTTGGCATTGCTGAAATAATTGTTGCCAAGCACCGTAACGGTGCAGTTGATGATGTTCGACTGCGATTCCAGAAGGAAATGGCTAAATTCTCCGATTTGGACGATATGACTATTATTCCCAATACTATTACCCCTACCTATACATCCTCAGCCCCCGTTACCTTTAGCTCAAAGATGAACAACGACCCTGTTGACGATTTTACGTTTAATCCCGGTAAGGGAATTGATAATACCAATATACCTTTTTAG